The following proteins are encoded in a genomic region of Liolophura sinensis isolate JHLJ2023 chromosome 5, CUHK_Ljap_v2, whole genome shotgun sequence:
- the LOC135465999 gene encoding uncharacterized protein LOC135465999 → MSYSIFQSSDELDSLGVHIRCVFLTVAGDNASPYNGDEGSSQQPVTSPVPERKPQLLPFDLSTEKEVKSKNAHGHTQTNPKRPEQIVHSESSTTQTQPSSVSGVIIPNISRTDLDLEYRDDGACGILGEGGYGYFQRGKLVQEEQTTDIAAEFFKPNRASVEEIEREVKTQRYLQVTGAVPKVHGLINMARRSSDPILVKEYVGQGTTVEGLMLRGGEKKTWLQFAIQGAKGLQKIHKKGVLLNDKEFDNILLDESNDRLKVKFVDMGMATYNSSYTGTVDPADMADRHHIAQEVVYQAPPSVKSDLYSFEYVLRTVAENADPLKLEILGTALSRDLILLFNRWLLLQFLRLQNPELFQHSQGLSLVLPESL, encoded by the exons ATGTCTTATTCAATATTCCAGTCATCTGATGAATTGGATTCATTAGGGGTGCACATACGCTGTGTCTTCTTAactgtggcagg AGACAACGCCTCGCCATACAATGGGGACGAGGGTTCAAGTCAACAACCAGTAACTTCACCTGTGCctgagaggaaaccacagtTGTTGCCCTTCGATCTCTCTACGGAAAAGGAAGTCAAAAGCAAAAACGCCCATGGCCACACGCAAACGAACCCCAAGCGTCCAGAGCAGATAGTCCATTCGGAGTCCAGCACCACGCAGACACAGCCCTCATCTGTAAGTGGTGTGATCATCCCCAATATTTCCCGCACCGACCTGGACTTGGAGTACCGAGACGATGGAGCTTGTGGCATCCTGGGCGAGGGCGGGTATGGATACTTCCAACGCGGGAAACTTGTGCAAGAAGAGCAGACGACAGACATCGCTGCTGAGTTTTTCAAACCTAACCGTGCGTCCGTGGAAGAAATTGAGAGAGAGGTTAAGACACAACGGTACCTGCAGGTCACAGGTGCGGTACCCAAGGTCCACGGGCTAATCAACATGGCAAGGAGGAGCAGCGATCCTATTCTGGTCAAGGAATATGTTGGTCAGGGAACAACCGTGGAGGGCCTGATGCTTAGAGGCGGAGAGAAAAAGACATGGCTGCAGTTTGCCATACAAGGGGCAAAGGGCCTTCAGAAAATTCACAAGAAAGGTGTCCTTCTGAACGACAAAGAGTTTGACAACATCCTTCTGGATGAGAGCAACGACCGCCTCAAGGTGAAATTCGTGGACATGGGTATGGCGACGTATAACTCTAGCTACACCGGCACCGTGGATCCGGCCGACATGGCGGACCGTCATCACATTGCCCAGGAAGTTGTTTATCAAGCGCCACCTAGTGTCAAGTCAGACCTGTACAGCTTCGAGTACGTCTTACGAACAGTTGCGGAGAATGCCGATCCGCTTAAACTGGAGAttttagga ACGGCACTAAGTCGAGATTTAATCCTCTTGTTCAATAGATGGCTCCTGCTTCAGTTCCTCCGTCTACAGAACCCGGAATTGTTCCAGCATTCTCAGGGGCTGTCTCTGGTTCTCCCCGAGTCATTGTAA